The following are encoded in a window of Roseimaritima ulvae genomic DNA:
- the cutA gene encoding divalent-cation tolerance protein CutA produces the protein MLPSDPDQPNQSHSQPASHESDRGAAEPEVLQVLTTTAQLEDAQRIAERLVADRLAACVQIEAPIRSLYRWDNQVQDDTEYRLTAKTTRDRFPTLCACLEEIHPYDVPEIIATLVIAGSPAYLQWVAEQVSE, from the coding sequence GTGCTCCCCAGCGACCCTGACCAACCGAACCAATCGCACTCGCAACCTGCTTCCCACGAATCGGATCGAGGGGCTGCAGAGCCGGAGGTGCTGCAAGTCCTGACCACCACAGCCCAACTGGAAGACGCACAACGAATTGCCGAGCGTCTGGTGGCGGACCGGCTCGCGGCCTGTGTGCAAATCGAAGCTCCGATCCGCAGCCTGTATCGTTGGGACAACCAAGTGCAGGACGACACCGAGTACCGGCTGACGGCCAAAACCACGCGCGACCGGTTTCCCACTCTGTGCGCTTGCTTGGAGGAAATCCATCCCTACGACGTGCCCGAAATCATCGCCACCCTGGTCATTGCGGGAAGCCCGGCTTATCTACAGTGGGTTGCCGAGCAAGTCAGCGAGTAG